The following nucleotide sequence is from Perca flavescens isolate YP-PL-M2 chromosome 20, PFLA_1.0, whole genome shotgun sequence.
CACATCCCAATGATTAGTgagagcttctttttttttgactgaTTGTGTTATCAAGGTATAATTACATAATTATTTTGACAAAACCACCCCAACCAACaacacatttccattttctttggCAACAGAGGAGGGCTGCAGACACTGTCTACCAGGATGGACTTTCATGAACTCCTTGTGTTACTACTTCGCTTTCCTTGATAATATGTCACGCAGATCATGGCAGGAAGCCAGACAGTTCTGCACAAAACGAGAAAGTGACTTGGCAGTGATagacagcagagagacacacgTAAGACTCAACATTTAGTCAACACGTTCCATTTTTGTAATTCCTTTTTATAACactttacattttgtttctgAGCAGTAAAAGAGCTTGGTGGTACATGGAACCAAATAAGATAAATGAATGTACttaacatgtgtttgtgtgtgtgtgtgtgtgtgtgtgtgtgtgtgtgtgtgtgtgtgtgtgtgtgtgtgtgtgtgtgtgtgtgtgtgtgtgtgtgtgtgtgtgtgtgtgtgtgtacatttccGATGTTGGCAGCTGGCGATAAGTAACTTGATAAATAACTATCAAGACCGTGCGAGAGAAATAAGCATCAGTGGCTTCTGGATTGGACTGAGAGATGTGGAGCAAGAAGGGATTTGGAAATGGGTGGATGGAAGAACACTGAATGAGGGGTAACAGTTTCATatgtgtacagtacatactAAAAAAACAGATAACTCATTGGAGTCACATATTGTGATTTAAGGAATTGTTGTGATAGCACATTCACATACTGACAGCTGTGGCGCTCCTCCATTTGTAATACAAATTCAAAATCAGAGTCTGATTTTAGAGTAACTAATAATTAGTTGATACACCCAGTGGCAGAGCGGTTATTAGGGCTCAACAACCAATCATCTGTTTCAGGTTCTGGAATGATGGAGAGCCCAACAACCAGGGCAATGAGGACTGTGCAGCTGCATATCCCAGAAGCAACCCTTTTATGTCCTGGAATGATGCTCCATGCAATTATGAACTGAAATGGATTTGCCAAATGGCACCACGGTCTTCTTCTGAAagctaaatgtaattttaatcagatttatttttcaatgaattgtttgaatgaagAATTAACTCAGCTTTGGAGACTTTTACACATCTTCTGAATCTTTTTATTGTCATGTCAATATTGTCAATGGCAAGGAAGGTCATAATATGAAAAATACATCTGATTTATGAAATTAACTTTAAATACAAGTTAAccattttactgtaataaatactAATATTAGCTTTACCATGTACAAATGAATTACTACTATATAGATCTGTACACTTGGTAACCAATTTATCaagaaaacacatacagtcACATAAACTGTACATTCCTACAAGTCATATGTTGCGTGCCAAAGCAGCATTGAGAGCGTCAGTTAGCATGGAGTTGTTAAGTTAAGCTTGCAAATCTCACAGACATTTATTATTACAAAACCAGTAAGTGTTAACCTAACCACTGGAGCTAAATATTAAACGTCTGTCTTGTTGGCCTTTtcgtgtggaaaaaaaagaactaccAGTGACCAGAGAGTGTGTAAATAAAAACGCAAAGCTTGTGGATCAGAGGGATTAAAGAAGAATGGCCAGAAAAGTACAAATGAACAGACATGCCATAACAAAGCCAGTAACATCCAAATTCAACGCTGGTGCGCAGAATGTTTCCAACACGATACAAACCCAAAACTAATGCCCATTTGTAGATTTCCATGTCTGACTAATCTGCCAACTAATCTGCTAATACCCTGTTTGTTCTGAAGCCGGATAGCTACCACAACAGCGAAATATCTCTTGTCTTTGACATCTAGATTATTCAAACCACACCTCGCTTCCTAAGCATGCTGCTCGGATGCTCACAGCACTGCAAAGTGCTGCTGAAGTTGCTTAAGAAGCTGCTGAGTGTCGACATGCTCCGGAAAGGAGTCCTCAGACTTTTGGGCGGCAGTGAAGCTGCTTTGAAGGTCTCCAATCTGGAAGCAGACAAAAACATCCCTCTGGCTGACTGTAATGTGGAGATTATACTTTGTCTCTTTAGCTACTGCATTGTTTAGATGTTCAAatgaattaaataataataaattaccTTTTCAGAAAGAATGGAGAGATTGAAGTGTGGCTCATACATGTGAGGGGCCAGTGATGCAGCAGTCTGCAGGAAGGCTTTTGACTAGCGCAAAGATAAGACAACCATTAATATTGTTGACATTATAATTTTTGAGTTATTATCATAATCTGAGTAGGATATGGAAATCTGAAATAAAAGTTTTCACTGCCAGAGCTCGCCTCCACCACATCTATGCCAGATGGCACATTTTACATCATTTGACAGACAGCAGATATCTGTTACAGcctgcattttttttcatttatagtAGGGTTGCATCTGACGAATGGGCAGGGGCATCTCCAAAATCAGACAGCAAAGATATAATTCTGCCATCTTGTTAGCTCAGTTTTTAGCAGTTTAAGTTAAGCTTGAAGACCATAACTGTTAGTGATTTCTTTGGAAAATGTACATCAACAGCCTTCATGGTTTAATGCAGTGTTGCACTCAAACTtttaaaacaacttaaaaactAAGCAATAGGTACTTTAAGTGTGGTTTGACATCCAAACATCCCTACACAATATTAGTTCTGCTCATAGCTCTCTTTTCCAACTCCATCGTTATCCTAAAAGACACCTTATTTGTTATTCCTGCCCTTTTTTTCAGCTTCTGTTAGCATGGCAGCAGCACACAGTTTGTGCGGCTGTAGGATAACTACAGTCTCATGCAATATATCTCATAATCTTGTCTCATATCATTATATTAATGCTAAATTGATTTATTGCCCAGCTCTTGACTGGTCTAATTGGTGGCTTATAGCTTGTT
It contains:
- the LOC114547111 gene encoding CD209 antigen — its product is MEDGESSVGIYDSSYKELIYQEDFSEDEHTLYSNQEKQQVSMSMVRPESIGNHYKLLTVSLAVLAVILLAVDIGLGVYYSKLTDGQHITDISNEVAKLQATYNDAVQSRDEAKKQLASEISQQQFTKWEIEHENKRHKSYEKLSDKIQLEIAALKSHIPMIKEGCRHCLPGWTFMNSLCYYFAFLDNMSRRSWQEARQFCTKRESDLAVIDSRETHLAISNLINNYQDRAREISISGFWIGLRDVEQEGIWKWVDGRTLNEGFWNDGEPNNQGNEDCAAAYPRSNPFMSWNDAPCNYELKWICQMAPRSSSES